One part of the Streptococcus sp. oral taxon 431 genome encodes these proteins:
- a CDS encoding adenylosuccinate synthase gives MTSVVVVGTQWGDEGKGKITDFLSANAEVIARYQGGDNAGHTIVIDGKKFKLHLIPSGIFFPEKISVIGNGMVVNPKSLVKELSYLHDEGVTTDNLRISDRAHVILPYHIELDRLQEEAKGENKIGTTIKGIGPAYMDKAARVGIRIADLLDKDIFRERLERNLAEKNRQFVKLYDSEPISFDDIFEEYYEYGQQIKQYVTDTSVILNDALDNGKRVLFEGAQGVMLDIDQGTYPFVTSSNPVAGGVTIGSGVGPSKIDKVVGVCKAYTSRVGDGPFPTELFDEVGERIREVGHEYGTTTGRPRRVGWFDSVVMRHSRRVSGITNLSLNSIDVLSGLDTVKICVAYDLDGQRIDYYPASLEQLKRCKPIYEELPGWSEDITGVRTLEDLPENARNYVRRVSELVGVRISTFSVGPGREQTNILESVWS, from the coding sequence ATGACTTCAGTTGTTGTTGTAGGTACCCAGTGGGGTGATGAAGGTAAAGGGAAGATTACAGACTTCCTTTCAGCTAATGCAGAAGTGATTGCGCGTTACCAAGGTGGTGATAATGCTGGTCACACAATTGTGATTGATGGTAAGAAATTTAAGTTGCACTTGATTCCATCTGGGATTTTCTTCCCTGAAAAAATTTCTGTCATTGGGAATGGGATGGTTGTAAATCCTAAGTCACTTGTGAAAGAGTTGAGCTATCTTCATGATGAAGGTGTTACAACAGATAATCTACGTATTTCTGATCGTGCGCATGTTATTTTGCCGTACCACATCGAGTTAGACCGTCTGCAAGAAGAAGCTAAGGGTGAAAATAAGATTGGTACTACTATCAAGGGTATCGGACCAGCTTATATGGATAAGGCTGCTCGTGTTGGAATCCGTATTGCGGATCTTTTAGATAAAGATATTTTCCGTGAGCGTTTAGAACGTAACCTTGCTGAGAAAAATCGTCAATTTGTAAAATTGTATGATAGCGAACCTATTTCATTTGATGATATTTTTGAAGAATATTATGAGTATGGTCAACAAATTAAGCAATATGTCACAGATACTTCTGTTATTTTAAATGATGCGCTTGATAATGGCAAACGTGTCCTATTTGAAGGTGCCCAAGGTGTCATGCTAGATATTGACCAAGGTACTTATCCATTTGTTACGTCATCAAACCCTGTTGCTGGTGGTGTGACGATCGGTTCAGGTGTTGGTCCAAGCAAGATTGACAAGGTTGTAGGTGTATGTAAGGCCTATACAAGTCGTGTAGGAGATGGGCCTTTCCCAACTGAATTGTTTGATGAAGTGGGAGAACGCATTCGTGAAGTAGGTCATGAGTATGGTACGACAACAGGTCGTCCACGTCGTGTAGGTTGGTTTGACTCAGTTGTGATGCGTCATAGTCGCCGTGTTTCTGGAATTACGAATCTTTCTTTGAACTCTATCGATGTTTTGAGTGGTTTGGATACAGTTAAAATCTGTGTAGCTTATGATCTTGATGGTCAACGTATTGACTACTATCCAGCTAGTCTTGAACAATTGAAACGTTGTAAACCTATTTATGAAGAATTACCTGGTTGGTCAGAAGATATCACTGGAGTACGTACTTTGGAAGACCTTCCTGAAAATGCACGTAACTATGTTCGTCGTGTTAGCGAATTGGTTGGCGTTCGTATCTCTACTTTTTCAGTAGGTCCTGGTCGTGAACAAACAAATATTTTAGAAAGTGTTTGGTCATAA
- the tadA gene encoding tRNA adenosine(34) deaminase TadA, with amino-acid sequence MDYTIEEKEVFMREALKEAEIALEHDEIPIGCVIVKDGEIIGRGHNAREELQRAVMHAEIMAIENANLREESWRLLDCTLFVTIEPCVMCSGAIGLARIPKVVYGAKNQKFGAAGSLYDILTDERLNHRVEVETGILESECAGIMQEFFRNRRKK; translated from the coding sequence ATGGATTATACAATTGAAGAAAAAGAAGTTTTTATGAGAGAGGCCTTAAAGGAGGCGGAGATTGCTTTAGAGCATGATGAAATCCCAATTGGTTGTGTGATTGTCAAGGATGGAGAAATCATTGGTCGGGGGCACAATGCACGTGAGGAGTTGCAACGTGCGGTCATGCATGCGGAAATTATGGCCATTGAGAATGCTAATCTGAGGGAAGAGAGCTGGCGCTTGCTCGACTGCACACTTTTTGTGACCATTGAGCCGTGCGTTATGTGTAGTGGGGCGATTGGGCTTGCTCGTATCCCTAAGGTAGTTTATGGGGCTAAAAATCAGAAATTTGGCGCCGCGGGCAGCCTCTACGATATCTTAACAGATGAGCGCCTAAATCATCGTGTAGAGGTTGAAACAGGGATTTTAGAGAGTGAATGTGCAGGTATTATGCAGGAATTTTTCAGAAATCGACGGAAAAAATAA
- a CDS encoding tyrosine-type recombinase/integrase produces MWMEELPNGKFKYFERYKDPYTEKLKKVSVTMEKKTPQARNQAAILLQEKIKQKLGEKQHFVSDITFEKLYEEFEENWKHGVKNSTVYASKNVKKEILKQIEGDYLVRNIDRRLLQKVIDQLLQDGRSHNYVSKIKFKLNQIMKFAVRMNYIDTNEMLFVEMPRKLITTDDLRKKNTKYLDQKEFKLFIQNLKEEALCDYRITKYIRIAKVLFLTGMRYGELAALNYKEDIDFSKKTIHIKHTYDFRQKERTTPKTVKSDRVITAPQKVLDIIKEQIIENATNGFNTDFIFINTLGEPITNVRVIAALKRHGQKIGIDKNITTHMFRHSHISLLAELGIPLTAIMDRVGHSDSKTTLEIYSHVTQKMVSDISSKLDKIKF; encoded by the coding sequence ATGTGGATGGAAGAATTGCCAAACGGCAAGTTTAAATATTTTGAGCGATACAAAGACCCATATACTGAGAAATTGAAAAAAGTCTCAGTCACGATGGAGAAGAAAACTCCCCAGGCAAGAAATCAAGCTGCGATTTTACTGCAGGAAAAGATAAAACAAAAGTTAGGAGAAAAACAACATTTTGTTTCTGATATAACTTTTGAAAAACTATACGAGGAATTTGAGGAGAACTGGAAACACGGTGTTAAAAATTCAACCGTCTACGCTTCAAAAAATGTTAAAAAAGAGATTTTAAAGCAGATAGAGGGCGACTATTTGGTTAGAAACATTGATAGACGATTATTACAAAAAGTGATAGATCAGCTATTACAAGATGGAAGGTCTCATAACTATGTTTCTAAAATAAAGTTCAAGCTTAATCAGATAATGAAATTCGCGGTCAGGATGAATTACATCGATACAAATGAAATGCTATTTGTTGAAATGCCTAGAAAGTTAATTACAACTGACGATCTCAGAAAGAAAAATACAAAATACTTAGATCAGAAAGAATTTAAGTTATTCATTCAAAACTTAAAAGAAGAGGCCCTTTGTGATTATCGAATCACAAAGTATATCCGAATAGCTAAAGTTCTTTTTCTTACCGGCATGCGGTATGGAGAGCTTGCTGCCTTAAATTACAAGGAGGATATAGATTTTTCTAAAAAGACCATTCACATCAAGCATACATACGATTTCAGACAAAAAGAGAGAACTACACCAAAGACAGTCAAATCTGATAGGGTTATAACAGCACCTCAAAAAGTGTTAGACATTATCAAAGAGCAAATAATAGAGAATGCAACAAATGGATTTAATACAGATTTTATTTTCATCAACACTCTAGGAGAGCCGATAACAAATGTCCGGGTGATTGCAGCCTTGAAAAGACACGGACAGAAAATCGGCATAGATAAGAACATCACTACACATATGTTCAGACACTCCCATATATCCCTACTTGCTGAATTAGGTATCCCCTTGACTGCTATCATGGATAGAGTAGGACATAGCGACTCAAAGACCACGCTAGAGATTTATTCCCATGTCACTCAAAAAATGGTATCAGACATATCTAGCAAGTTAGACAAGATAAAATTTTAA
- a CDS encoding XRE family transcriptional regulator, with product MKLGELLKSYRTEHKLSMDAFCELSDLTKGYISMLEKNEHPKSKKPIIPSYETIEKIAKGMQISVEALIDKLDDDQEIQINSTPPHLKSIAITHPLPDAPDSLTQQITDKVVQLTTSNKKIVLRTSEELLESQENEEKTKGNEVSENLISLYQVEIVSETAAACGFNYGFGYDDTDRETIEVDEQPPRHDIATKVSGDSMQPDYQDGDILYLVDKGLTTYNGDLAVIAYGDRSYFKKIYTENGRLRLVSLNDKYEDIILDFPPAEDTHIKIYAVVGVYRGE from the coding sequence ATGAAGTTAGGAGAATTACTAAAATCGTATAGAACGGAGCACAAGTTATCAATGGATGCTTTTTGTGAATTGTCCGACTTAACGAAGGGATATATTTCTATGCTTGAAAAGAATGAACATCCGAAGTCAAAAAAGCCCATTATCCCATCTTATGAGACGATAGAAAAAATTGCAAAAGGTATGCAAATTTCTGTAGAAGCTTTAATTGATAAGCTTGATGATGATCAAGAAATTCAAATCAATTCTACTCCTCCTCATCTAAAATCCATAGCTATCACCCACCCCCTCCCAGATGCTCCAGATTCGCTCACACAGCAGATAACGGATAAGGTAGTGCAATTAACCACTTCAAACAAAAAAATCGTTCTACGGACGTCTGAGGAGCTTCTGGAGAGTCAAGAAAACGAAGAAAAAACGAAGGGAAACGAAGTGTCGGAAAACCTCATCAGCTTGTATCAAGTCGAGATAGTGTCTGAAACGGCAGCAGCTTGTGGATTTAACTATGGATTTGGTTACGATGATACAGATAGAGAGACAATAGAGGTTGACGAGCAACCACCACGTCATGACATTGCAACTAAGGTAAGTGGAGACTCCATGCAACCTGACTACCAAGACGGAGACATTCTCTATTTAGTAGACAAAGGACTGACTACCTACAACGGAGATTTAGCAGTTATCGCATATGGAGACCGTTCTTACTTCAAGAAGATATATACCGAAAACGGACGCTTACGCCTAGTGTCGCTCAATGACAAGTATGAAGACATCATCCTAGACTTCCCACCAGCCGAAGATACACACATCAAGATCTATGCAGTTGTTGGGGTGTATAGAGGGGAATAA
- a CDS encoding helix-turn-helix transcriptional regulator, producing the protein MQGERLRKWREKEKMSQEELAEKSNVSRTTIHLIESGQSSTVKIRTLQKLAVVFNKQVKDFF; encoded by the coding sequence GTGCAAGGAGAACGTTTAAGAAAATGGCGCGAGAAAGAGAAAATGTCTCAAGAGGAACTCGCAGAGAAGTCAAATGTTTCTCGAACAACAATACACTTGATTGAATCAGGTCAGTCGTCAACAGTGAAAATTCGAACACTTCAAAAATTAGCAGTAGTTTTTAATAAGCAGGTGAAAGATTTTTTTTAA
- a CDS encoding HNH endonuclease signature motif containing protein: MHEICPGRLTPEVTKLLNEKFGTNYNKSQIGGVRKRLGLPVGKIYQGKLLTKEQHDYLVSIQKNKTSRDVANEMNQKFGLSLTEKQIKSYRRNNNLNSGLTGRFEKGRVPYNKGKKLPNMPRNSGQFKKGNKPPNYVPVGTINYTTDGYPKEKIGEPNKWVLKHRKVWEEHHGPIPKGYSVCFLDRDKTNYDISNLILLSNEELARMNQNNYFSSDPELTKLGAGITKLSRKIKQQE, encoded by the coding sequence ATGCATGAGATTTGCCCTGGTCGATTAACTCCTGAAGTAACCAAATTACTGAATGAGAAATTTGGTACGAATTACAACAAGAGTCAAATCGGTGGGGTACGCAAACGTCTTGGATTACCGGTTGGGAAAATCTATCAAGGTAAATTGTTGACAAAAGAACAACATGATTATCTTGTATCAATCCAAAAAAATAAGACTTCTCGCGATGTCGCGAATGAAATGAATCAAAAATTTGGATTATCACTAACTGAGAAACAGATTAAGAGTTATCGAAGAAATAATAATCTGAATAGTGGCTTGACAGGAAGATTCGAGAAAGGTCGAGTTCCTTACAATAAAGGGAAAAAACTACCCAATATGCCCAGAAATAGCGGGCAGTTCAAAAAAGGAAACAAGCCTCCTAATTATGTACCAGTCGGTACAATCAACTACACAACCGATGGCTACCCGAAAGAAAAAATCGGAGAACCTAATAAATGGGTGTTGAAACACCGCAAGGTCTGGGAGGAACATCATGGCCCGATACCAAAAGGGTATTCTGTTTGCTTCCTAGACAGAGATAAGACCAATTATGATATCTCTAACCTTATTCTTTTATCGAATGAAGAACTTGCTCGAATGAATCAGAATAATTACTTTAGTTCAGATCCGGAATTGACTAAGTTAGGAGCAGGCATCACAAAATTAAGTAGAAAAATAAAACAACAGGAGTAA
- a CDS encoding AAA family ATPase, protein MVTINKLEIENVKRVKAVKLEPSATGLTIVGGNNNQGKTSVLDAIAWALGGNKYKPSQAQREGSTIPPNLKITLSNGLIVERSGKNSTLKVIDPSGNKAGQNLLDSFVEELAINLPKFMEQTSKEKAKTLLQIIGVGPQLAELEMQEKSKYDERHAIGVIADQKEKFAKEQPYYPDAPKELVSISELIQQQQAILAKNGENARKRQNLVAIRNQHDSATAEVERLEQLLADARTKEEQLAQDLAIANTDAMDLIDESTEEIERNIAEIDEINRKVRANLDKDKAEEDAKGYREQYKELDNVIDDIRKQKTNLLTNADLPLPGLFVDDGELLYLGQRWDNMSGSQQLQVATAIVRKLKPECGFVLIDKLEQMDQLTLQEFGAWLEQEGLQAIATRVSTGDECSILIEDGYSVKPDVAQTPKTWQGGF, encoded by the coding sequence ATGGTAACGATCAACAAATTAGAAATTGAAAACGTTAAGCGGGTTAAAGCGGTCAAATTAGAGCCGTCAGCGACTGGTTTGACGATTGTTGGCGGAAATAACAATCAAGGGAAAACAAGCGTATTAGACGCGATAGCTTGGGCGTTAGGGGGCAACAAGTATAAACCGAGCCAAGCGCAACGTGAAGGCAGCACAATCCCACCAAATTTAAAAATCACGCTATCAAACGGCCTGATTGTAGAGCGTAGCGGGAAGAACAGCACTCTCAAGGTCATTGATCCAAGTGGTAACAAGGCTGGACAAAACTTGCTTGATAGCTTCGTGGAAGAGCTGGCTATCAATTTGCCAAAATTCATGGAGCAGACTAGCAAAGAAAAAGCGAAGACATTACTACAAATCATCGGAGTTGGTCCACAGTTGGCTGAACTTGAAATGCAAGAGAAATCCAAGTATGACGAGCGCCACGCAATCGGTGTGATTGCTGACCAGAAAGAAAAGTTTGCGAAAGAACAACCGTACTACCCAGATGCACCGAAAGAGCTGGTCTCTATCTCTGAACTTATCCAACAACAGCAAGCCATCCTTGCTAAGAATGGCGAGAATGCCCGTAAGCGCCAGAATTTAGTAGCTATCCGAAATCAACACGACTCAGCAACTGCAGAAGTTGAACGACTGGAGCAATTGTTGGCTGACGCGAGAACAAAAGAAGAACAATTGGCTCAAGACTTAGCTATCGCAAATACCGACGCTATGGATCTTATCGATGAATCTACTGAAGAAATCGAACGTAACATCGCAGAGATCGATGAAATCAATCGTAAAGTACGTGCTAATCTGGACAAGGATAAAGCCGAAGAAGATGCTAAGGGGTATCGCGAGCAATACAAGGAGCTTGATAATGTGATTGATGATATCCGTAAGCAGAAGACAAACTTACTCACAAATGCAGACTTGCCGTTGCCTGGTTTGTTCGTGGATGATGGCGAATTACTCTATCTTGGTCAGCGCTGGGATAACATGTCTGGTAGTCAGCAATTACAAGTAGCAACTGCTATCGTGCGTAAATTGAAGCCGGAATGTGGTTTCGTGCTAATCGATAAGTTAGAGCAAATGGATCAGTTGACTCTTCAAGAATTTGGCGCGTGGCTTGAGCAAGAAGGCTTGCAAGCAATCGCGACACGGGTATCAACAGGAGACGAATGTAGCATTCTGATTGAAGACGGTTATAGTGTGAAGCCAGATGTGGCACAAACCCCAAAAACATGGCAAGGTGGATTTTAA